The proteins below are encoded in one region of Apium graveolens cultivar Ventura chromosome 4, ASM990537v1, whole genome shotgun sequence:
- the LOC141719637 gene encoding protein SRC2-like has protein sequence MEYRKFGINILQAEDLEDVRKLFKMEVYARVSIGSQAESMKRTPVDTHGETNPVWSFTINYTISECVVQNYSTMLVIKLYCKRMLGDRYIGELHLSMKELYEYAYSSGGSATVTYPVQKGCVNSQGLLMFSYTFGERVGADNFLQTETIGYGVHKMSVKHVTKENAAASTGQGATAQCRGSPGLDSSASENNIPAQKFVIAESNR, from the exons ATGGAGTACAGAAAGTTTGGGATAAACATACTCCAGGCAGAAGATCTGGAAGACGTCCGAAAGTTGTTCAAGATGGAAGTTTATGCTAGAGTTTCCATTGGAAGTCAGGCAGAATCGATGAAGAGAACTCCAGTGGATACGCATGGAGAGACAAACCCTGTATGGAGCTTTACTATTAACTATACCATAAGTGAGTGTGTAGTGCAAAATTATAGTACTATGCTTGTTATTAAGTTGTACTGCAAAAGAATGCTTGGAGATAGATATATTGGTGAATTGCACTTGTCTATGAAGGAGCTTTATGAATATGCCTACTCGTCAGGAGGTAGTGCAACTGTTACTTATCCTGTTCAGAAAGGTTGTGTAAACTCGCAAGGATTGCTCATGTTTTCGTACACATTCGGGGAGAGAGTTGGTGCTGATAACTTTCTCCAGACTGAAACTATTGGGTATGGTGTTCATAAGATG TCTGTTAAGCATGTCACTAAAGAAAATGCAGCTGCTAGTACAGGTCAAGGAGCAACAGCTCAATGCAGAGGATCACCAGGTCTGGACAGCTCAGCAAGTGAAAACAATATTCCCGCCCAAAAGTTTGTTATAGCTGAGTCAAATAGATAA
- the LOC141719636 gene encoding uncharacterized protein LOC141719636, giving the protein MILNESNYNQWNRSMEIALSSKLKLGFMDGSYQKPAANSGLMVYWLRCNNMVTSWLLNSVSPEIRNSIVYLHSAREIWLDLAVRYAQSNGPKFFNLRKEIAHLSQGSLSMSAYFTKFRTVHDELECLVKKPRCTCKKCTCIVNTKLDVMDLNIQITQFLMGLNDTFTNVRVKSNYSGKNQQPKFNSHKKVDSTVICDFCHMSGHLKDKCYCIHGYPSWHKLFGKPKLKPKFITARNSVVANVQTHGNSEDTSVMVGKESVSAGLHNSGISLTDSQCQQIIQML; this is encoded by the exons ATGATATTGAATGAAAGCAATTACAACCAGTGGAATAGATCAATGGAAATTGCTTTATCATCAAAGTTGAAATTAGGTTTTATGGATGGTTCATATCAGAAACCTGCTGCAAATTCTGGTCTAATGGTGTACTGGTTAAGGTGTAACAATATGGTGACCTCTTGGTTACTCAATTCTGTGAGTCCTGAAATTAGAAACAGTATTGTCTACTTACATTCTGCTAGAGAAATCTGGTTAGATTTAGCAGTTAGATATGCACAAAGTAATGGACCAAAGTTTTTCAATCTGAGGAAGGAGATAGCTCATTTGAGTCAGGGATCTCTCTCAATGTCTGCTTATTTTACTAAATTCAGGACTGTACATGATGAACTAGAGTGTTTAGTCAAGAAACCTAGATGTACGTGTAAAAAATGCACATGTATTGTGAATACCAAGTTGGATGTAATGGATTTGAACATTCAGATTACTCAGTTCTTAATGGGTTTGAATGACACCTTTACAAATGTTAGAG TAAAGAGCAATTACTCAGGAAAGAATCAACAGCCTAAATTTAATAGTCATAAGAAGGTTGATTCTACTGTCATTTGTGATTTTTGCCATATGAGTGGACATTTAAAGGATAAGTGTTACTGTATTCATGGTTATCCGAGTTGGCATAAGTTGTTTGGGAAACCTAAACTAAAACCCAAATTTATCACTGCTAGGAATTCAGTTGTAGCTAATGTGCAGACACATGGAAACTCAGAGGATACTTCTGTCATGGTAGGAAAAGAGAGTGTTAGTGCTGGGTTACATAACTCTGGTATATCTCTAACTGATTCACAGTGTCAGCAAATTATTCAGATGTTATAA
- the LOC141719635 gene encoding uncharacterized protein LOC141719635, whose protein sequence is MYDYEAALYREISGLSISVDECTLTTVMNCYCCLNGVEYGFAMLGLMLKGGYRPDDITYSTLVRALYREHRVLEGVELYEKLIYEEEFDWELDSHRFLRSMFKNGLCKSGNAKVAIGFVRVMGQGRFKEEIVDYSTVIDGLCKEGLLDDALNFLRK, encoded by the coding sequence ATGTATGATTATGAAGCTGCTTTGTATAGAGAAATATCTGGGTTAAGTATTTCGGTTGATGAATGTACTTTGACTACTGTTATgaattgttattgttgtttaaaTGGTGTTGAGTATGGATTTGCTATGTTAGGTTTGATGTTAAAGGGGGGTTATAGGCCGGATGATATTACTTATAGTACTTTAGTAAGGGCACTTTATAGGGAGCATAGGGTTTTGGAGGGGGTGGAATTGTACGAGAAGTTGATTTATGAGGAGGAATTTGACTGGGAACTTGATTCTCATAGATTTTTGCGCAGTATGTTTAAAAATGGATTGTGCAAATCAGGGAATGCCAAAGTGGCTATTGGTTTTGTTAGAGTAATGGGACAAGGACGTTTTAAAGAGGAAATTGTAGATTATAGCACGGTCATTGATGGTTTATGCAAAGAAGGGCTTCTTGATGATGCATTGAATTTTTTAAGGAAATGA